A single Bifidobacterium scardovii JCM 12489 = DSM 13734 DNA region contains:
- a CDS encoding IclR family transcriptional regulator → MAEEPLDDAPATDDQSTAFPVDDGEIHSGVGVLDKTVKILDALESGPATLGQLVAATGLARPTAHRLAIALERHRFVLRDQHSRFALGSRFAELAAAAGEDRLLTAAGPILQTLLDRTGESAQIYRRQGDQRMCIAAVERASGLRDSIPVGAMLSMEAGSAAQILLAWEDSERLHQGLRRAKFSATKLASVRKRGWSESVNEREDGVCSISAPIRNASGQVIAAISISGPSGRMGNSPGRRYAPLVMAAGKYLTDALIKASAGR, encoded by the coding sequence ATGGCCGAAGAGCCCCTTGACGACGCCCCAGCCACGGACGACCAGTCCACGGCATTCCCCGTAGACGACGGGGAGATCCATTCCGGCGTCGGCGTGCTCGACAAGACCGTGAAGATCCTTGACGCACTCGAATCCGGACCGGCCACGCTCGGTCAGCTGGTCGCCGCCACCGGACTGGCCCGCCCGACCGCGCACCGGCTGGCGATTGCGCTCGAACGCCACCGTTTCGTGCTGCGCGATCAACACAGCCGTTTCGCGCTTGGATCGCGATTCGCCGAACTGGCCGCGGCCGCCGGCGAGGACCGTCTGCTGACCGCCGCCGGCCCGATCCTGCAGACGCTACTCGACCGCACCGGCGAATCGGCGCAGATCTATCGCCGCCAGGGCGACCAGCGCATGTGCATCGCCGCCGTCGAGCGCGCGTCCGGCCTGCGCGATTCGATCCCCGTCGGCGCGATGCTGTCGATGGAAGCGGGCTCGGCCGCTCAGATCCTGCTGGCGTGGGAGGACTCGGAACGCCTGCATCAGGGACTTCGCCGCGCGAAGTTCAGCGCGACGAAGCTGGCCTCCGTGCGCAAGCGCGGATGGTCCGAATCCGTGAACGAGCGCGAGGACGGCGTGTGCTCGATCTCCGCACCGATCCGCAACGCCTCGGGCCAGGTGATCGCCGCGATCTCGATCTCCGGGCCGTCCGGCCGCATGGGCAACTCCCCCGGCCGCCGCTACGCCCCGCTCGTCATGGCCGCCGGCAAGTACCTCACCGACGCGCTCATCAAGGCTTCCGCCGGCCGCTGA
- the leuD gene encoding 3-isopropylmalate dehydratase small subunit — translation MEKLTTLTGVGVPLRRSNVDTDQIIPAVFLKRVTKTGFDDALFYAWRRNPDFVLNQEAYKKGQILVAGPDFGIGSSREHAVWALHDYGFRVVISPRFADIFYGNTAKNGVLAAIMPQESVELLWKLLEEEPGRSMTVDLEQRTVTCGDVTLPFEVNDYTRWRLMNGYDDIDLTLQHEDDIAAYEKMRAEKFPFKPKTIPAKHLPEQPIASAREPEEDTWPGPLSERN, via the coding sequence ATGGAAAAACTCACCACACTCACCGGCGTCGGCGTGCCGTTGCGCCGCTCGAACGTCGATACGGATCAGATCATTCCCGCGGTGTTCCTCAAGCGCGTGACCAAGACCGGGTTCGACGACGCGCTGTTCTACGCATGGCGCCGCAATCCCGATTTCGTGCTCAACCAGGAGGCGTACAAGAAGGGGCAGATCCTGGTGGCCGGCCCGGACTTCGGCATCGGATCGTCCCGCGAGCATGCCGTCTGGGCGCTGCATGACTATGGCTTCCGCGTGGTGATCTCGCCGCGCTTCGCCGATATCTTCTACGGCAACACCGCCAAGAACGGCGTGCTTGCGGCGATCATGCCGCAGGAATCGGTCGAACTGCTGTGGAAGCTCCTCGAGGAGGAGCCGGGCCGTTCGATGACCGTCGATCTGGAACAGCGCACCGTGACCTGCGGCGACGTGACCCTCCCCTTCGAGGTCAACGACTACACGCGCTGGCGCCTGATGAACGGCTATGACGACATCGACCTGACGCTGCAGCACGAGGACGACATCGCTGCCTACGAGAAGATGCGCGCCGAGAAGTTCCCGTTCAAGCCGAAGACGATTCCGGCCAAGCACCTGCCCGAGCAGCCCATCGCCTCCGCCCGCGAGCCCGAAGAGGATACGTGGCCGGGACCGTTGAGTGAGCGGAACTAG
- the leuC gene encoding 3-isopropylmalate dehydratase large subunit, with translation MGTTLAEKVWADHLVRKGSDGAPDLLYIDLMLMHEVTSPQAFEGLRLAGRKPRHVDQLIATEDHNTPTVDIDRPNPDKTSALQLSTLEKNCKEFGVRLHPLGDADQGIVHAFAPILGLTQPGMTIVCGDSHTSTHGAFGALAFGIGTSEVEHVMATQTLSLKPFKTMAINVNGELPKGVTAKDIILAIIAKIGTGGGQGHVIEYRGEAIRNLSMDARMTICNMSIEAGARAGMIAPDETTFEYLKGRPHAPEGEMWDKAVAYWKTIKTDDDAVFDTVVDLNAEDLAPYVTWGTNPGQGLPITANVPVPSQIADATKRAAAERALDYMGLEPGMRIKDIPVDTVFIGSCTNGRIEDLRAAAAIMKGQHKAKSIHRVLVVPASSRVRLQAEAEGLDRVFKDFGAEWRNAGCSMCLGMNPDKLVPGERSISTSNRNFEGRQGKGSRTHLASPQVAAATAIRGTISSPADL, from the coding sequence ATGGGAACGACACTGGCCGAGAAGGTCTGGGCCGATCATTTGGTACGCAAAGGCAGCGACGGAGCGCCTGATTTGCTGTACATCGACCTGATGCTGATGCACGAGGTCACCAGTCCGCAGGCGTTCGAGGGCCTGCGTCTGGCGGGGCGCAAGCCGCGCCACGTCGATCAGCTCATCGCCACCGAAGACCACAACACCCCGACGGTCGACATCGACCGGCCGAATCCGGACAAGACCAGCGCGCTGCAGCTGAGCACGCTGGAGAAGAACTGCAAGGAGTTCGGCGTGCGGCTGCACCCGCTCGGCGACGCCGATCAGGGCATCGTGCACGCCTTCGCGCCGATTCTGGGCCTGACTCAGCCGGGCATGACCATCGTGTGCGGCGATTCGCACACCTCGACGCACGGCGCGTTCGGCGCGCTCGCCTTCGGCATCGGCACGTCCGAGGTCGAGCATGTGATGGCCACGCAGACGCTGAGCCTCAAGCCGTTCAAGACGATGGCGATCAACGTGAACGGCGAGCTGCCGAAGGGCGTCACCGCGAAGGACATCATTCTGGCCATCATCGCGAAGATCGGCACGGGCGGCGGCCAGGGCCACGTCATCGAATATCGGGGCGAGGCGATCCGCAACCTGTCGATGGACGCGCGCATGACGATCTGCAACATGTCGATCGAGGCCGGCGCCCGCGCCGGCATGATCGCGCCTGACGAGACCACGTTCGAGTACCTGAAGGGCCGCCCGCACGCGCCCGAAGGCGAGATGTGGGACAAAGCCGTCGCCTACTGGAAGACGATCAAGACCGATGACGACGCCGTGTTCGACACGGTCGTCGACCTGAACGCCGAGGATCTGGCGCCGTACGTGACCTGGGGCACGAACCCCGGCCAGGGCCTGCCGATCACCGCGAACGTGCCGGTGCCGTCGCAGATCGCCGACGCCACCAAGCGCGCCGCCGCCGAGCGGGCGCTCGACTACATGGGCCTCGAGCCCGGCATGCGGATCAAGGACATCCCGGTGGACACCGTGTTCATCGGTTCGTGCACGAACGGGCGCATCGAGGATCTGCGCGCCGCGGCAGCGATCATGAAGGGGCAGCACAAGGCGAAGTCGATCCACCGCGTGCTCGTGGTGCCGGCCTCGTCCCGCGTGCGCCTGCAGGCGGAGGCCGAAGGTCTGGACCGGGTGTTCAAGGACTTCGGCGCGGAATGGCGCAACGCCGGATGCTCGATGTGCCTGGGCATGAATCCCGACAAGCTGGTGCCGGGGGAGCGTTCGATCTCCACGTCGAACCGCAACTTCGAGGGTCGCCAGGGCAAGGGCTCGCGCACGCACCTCGCCTCGCCGCAGGTCGCCGCCGCAACCGCCATCCGCGGCACGATCTCGTCGCCGGCGGACCTGTAG